From the genome of Nicotiana sylvestris chromosome 2, ASM39365v2, whole genome shotgun sequence, one region includes:
- the LOC104236613 gene encoding glycine-rich protein 23-like, with protein MVKLSNMIFVFLGLLVVICTTKAREVPSEKGLTDQKNFVGFGGVGGFSGIGSNGLPVGGVGGGVGGLGGGVGGGVGGASGLGGVGGLGGAGGSGIGGLGGVGGTGGLGGLGGVPVGGGAGGLGGLGGVPIGGGAGGLGGLGGLGGGAGGLGGAGGLGGVGGLGGAGGLGGGCDGSGSGAGSLPSP; from the coding sequence ATGGTTAAGTTGTCCAATatgatatttgtttttcttggtTTATTAGTAGTTATTTGTACCACAAAAGCAAGAGAAGTGCCTAGTGAGAAAGGTCTTACTGATCAGAAAAATTTTGTAGGGTTTGGTGGTGTTGGAGGATTTAGTGGTATTGGAAGCAATGGGCTGCCTGTTGGTGGAGTTGGTGGTGGGGTAGGTGGTCTTGGTGGTGGGGTAGGTGGTGGAGTTGGTGGTGCTAGTGGACTTGGTGGGGTAGGGGGACTTGGTGGGGCGGGGGGTAGTGGGATAGGGGGACTTGGTGGGGTAGGGGGTACTGGTGGACTTGGTGGATTAGGTGGGGTACCTGTAGGGGGTGGTGCTGGTGGACTTGGTGGATTAGGTGGGGTACCTATAGGGGGTGGTGCTGGTGGACTTGGTGGATTAGGTGGGTTGGGGGGTGGTGCTGGTGGACTTGGTGGTGCAGGGGGGTTAGGGGGTGTTGGTGGGTTGGGTGGTGCAGGGGGGTTGGGGGGTGGTTGTGATGGTTCAGGGAGTGGGGCTGGAAGTCTTCCATCACCATAA
- the LOC104236612 gene encoding uncharacterized protein — MGPKNCKVCDDAQSKYKCPNCFIPYCSLVCFKKHKEIFCVKPEPELEPSSVEKLASAPGSHVEKPIYIDEQSEVLNQSRLESIASSNEIREAIRNKELQNLICSIDSSMDAEAELDKAMDKEEFRIFSEKILSMISQ, encoded by the exons ATGGGACCCAAAAATTGCAAAGTATGCGACGATGCACAATCAAAATACAAGTGTCCCAATTGCTTCATACCCTA TTGTTCTTTGGTCTGTTTCAAGAAGCATAAAG AAATTTTCTGTGTGAAACCGGAACCAGAACTGGAACCTTCTTCTGTGGAAAAGCTTG CTTCTGCTCCGGGATCACATGTGGAGAAGCCAATCTACATTGATGAGCAAAGCGAGGTGCTGAATCAGTCACGACTAGAGTCTATAG CTTCTTCCAATGAAATTCGTGAGGCTATACGGAACAAAGAGCTTCAAAATCTCATATGCAGCATAGATTCTTCTATGGATGCGGAGGCT GAACTTGACAAGGCAATGGACAAGGAAGAATTTCGCATATTCAGTGAAAAG ATTTTGTCCATGATTAGTCAATGA